GGCCAAGTTTAGAGGCCTTGTAAGAAAACCATGCGCCACTTTTATCAATAATATCAAGTTTTACACCATAGTCTATTAGTTCACCTTCGCGACTTACACCTTCACCAAACATCACATCAAATTCAGCCTGTTTAAAAGGAGGGGCTACTTTATTTTTAGCCACTTTTACCTTAACACGGTTTCCAATAGGCTCATCATTTTGTTTTAAAGTAGCTGTTTTTCTTACATCTAAACGCACTGAAGCATAAAATTTTAAAGCATTTCCACCGGTAGTTGTTTCAGGTGTTCCATAACCCATCATACCTATTTTCATACGAATTTGATTGATGAAAATTACAGTAGTGTTCATTTTATGAACGATACCGGTTAATTTTCTTAAAGCTTGGCTCATTAATCTTGCTTGAAGACCTACATGTTGATCTCCCATATCACCTTCAATTTCTGCTTTTGGAGTAAGTGCAGCAACACTATCTACTACTATTAGATCAATAGCCCCGCTTCTTGCTATAGTTTCAACGATTTCTAAAGCTTGCTCTCCAAAATCTGGTTGAGAGATATAAAGATTTTCTGTATCAACACCTAAATTTTTTGCATATCTTACATCAAGAGCGTGTTCAGCATCTATAAACGCACAAACTCCGCCTTTTTTTTGACATTCTGCTATGATGTGTAAGGTAAGTGTAGTTTTACCTGAACTTTCAGGTCCGTAAATTTCTATAATTCTTCCTTTTGGAACCCCACCAATGCCTAAAGCTAAATCAAGTCCAACAGAACCTGTAGGAATAGAATCAATTTTTTCAACTTCTTTATCGCCAAGTCTTAAAATAGTGCCTTTTCCAAAGGTTTTATCAAGACTTTTTAAAGCTGCATCAAGTGATTTTCTTTTATTATCATCCATGCTTGTTAATCCTTTTATAATATGTTTAAAATTGTATCAAAAAGAAATTTAATATAAGTTTTTATTTTGAATTTTGCTAAAATACTTTTTTAAATTTTTCAAGGAAAAAAATGAATAAAAAAATTAGCGTAGCGCACTCTCCTGATGCTGATGATATTTTTATGTATATGGCGATTAAATTTGGTTGGGTTGGGAATGCTTATGAGTATGAAAATACAGCCTTGGATATACAAACTTTAAATGAACTTGCATTAGAAAATATATACGATGTTAGTGCGATATCTTTTGCACTTTATCCTTTGATAGCTAGTGAATATGCTTTATTAAAAACTGCTGTGAGTTTTGGCGAGGGTTATGGGCCAAAGCTTATTAAGAAAAAAGATAAAAAATTAAAGCCAAATTTTAAAGTTGCTTTAAGTGGAGCGCACACTACTAATGCTTTAATCTTTCGTATAAAATACCCACAAGCTAGGATAATTTATAAGAATTTTTTAGAGATT
This genomic stretch from Campylobacter lari subsp. concheus harbors:
- the recA gene encoding recombinase RecA, producing the protein MDDNKRKSLDAALKSLDKTFGKGTILRLGDKEVEKIDSIPTGSVGLDLALGIGGVPKGRIIEIYGPESSGKTTLTLHIIAECQKKGGVCAFIDAEHALDVRYAKNLGVDTENLYISQPDFGEQALEIVETIARSGAIDLIVVDSVAALTPKAEIEGDMGDQHVGLQARLMSQALRKLTGIVHKMNTTVIFINQIRMKIGMMGYGTPETTTGGNALKFYASVRLDVRKTATLKQNDEPIGNRVKVKVAKNKVAPPFKQAEFDVMFGEGVSREGELIDYGVKLDIIDKSGAWFSYKASKLGQGRENAKAFLKENPAIADEITQAIQNSIGIDSMILGAKEDDEEGEE